Proteins encoded within one genomic window of Empedobacter falsenii:
- a CDS encoding M20/M25/M40 family metallo-hydrolase, producing the protein MKNKFLFLTPFLFHAIFSFGQSKENFIFATMETDNAILLQKNYADSIDIISSKDNLSAIYFHPAIAESLHGKFAHGHGYVFRNTKEDALESLESLQEKLSQKKAPFNYTITEQAFINKVLNDVDVKEIEKTILMLEGFKTRYHTRQEANDAVLKLKNVWEKMIVDAGRVDVAVKIVDHVNTPMKSLILTFSGSEKKDEFVIIGGHADSTVGWVADQTYAPGADDNASGIATITEVLRVLLKNNFKPQRTTEIMAYAAEEIGLVGSKEIAQKYASENKNVIGYVQFDMTNYKGSAKDVVLMTDYYCDANLNSFLMQLMDEYNKTGLHQFTYDTSKCGYGCSDHASWSENGYAATLPFESKMGEDNPNIHTTGDTYAFMGSTSMHAAKFTKLGIEYIVEAAKTSTLGTNDIDENWSKIYVSNKILNYQLNFKSPISIKIIDATGRMIKTINTENSNGSVNLSNLSTGFYVARFQDENGNSVSHKFVMK; encoded by the coding sequence ATGAAAAATAAATTTTTATTCCTTACACCTTTTTTATTCCATGCTATTTTTTCTTTTGGGCAATCCAAAGAAAACTTCATTTTTGCGACAATGGAGACAGATAACGCAATTCTTTTACAAAAAAATTATGCAGATTCAATTGATATAATATCTTCGAAAGATAATTTATCTGCAATTTATTTTCATCCTGCAATTGCTGAAAGTTTGCACGGAAAATTTGCGCATGGACATGGTTATGTTTTTAGAAATACGAAAGAAGATGCACTTGAATCACTTGAATCACTTCAAGAAAAGTTATCTCAGAAAAAAGCTCCTTTCAATTATACAATAACAGAACAAGCCTTTATTAACAAGGTTTTGAACGATGTTGATGTGAAAGAAATTGAGAAAACAATTTTGATGTTAGAAGGTTTCAAAACGCGTTATCATACACGACAAGAAGCAAATGATGCGGTTCTTAAATTGAAAAATGTTTGGGAAAAAATGATTGTTGATGCAGGGAGAGTAGATGTCGCCGTAAAAATCGTTGATCATGTGAATACACCAATGAAATCGTTGATTTTGACTTTTTCTGGAAGTGAAAAGAAAGATGAATTTGTTATTATTGGAGGTCATGCCGATTCTACTGTTGGTTGGGTAGCAGACCAAACTTATGCGCCAGGAGCAGATGATAATGCATCGGGAATTGCAACAATTACAGAAGTTTTGCGTGTATTGTTAAAAAATAATTTTAAACCGCAACGAACTACCGAAATTATGGCTTATGCAGCAGAAGAAATAGGTTTGGTAGGATCGAAAGAAATTGCGCAGAAATACGCTTCGGAGAATAAAAATGTAATAGGTTATGTACAATTTGATATGACTAATTACAAAGGTTCTGCAAAGGATGTTGTGTTAATGACTGATTATTATTGTGATGCAAACCTTAATTCTTTTTTGATGCAATTGATGGACGAATATAATAAAACGGGTTTACATCAATTTACATACGATACGTCAAAATGTGGTTATGGATGTTCAGATCATGCGAGTTGGTCGGAAAATGGTTATGCGGCGACTTTACCTTTCGAGTCTAAAATGGGAGAAGATAATCCTAATATACACACAACCGGAGACACTTATGCGTTTATGGGAAGTACATCTATGCATGCGGCGAAGTTTACAAAATTAGGGATAGAATATATAGTTGAAGCTGCTAAAACCTCGACTTTAGGTACAAATGATATTGATGAAAATTGGTCTAAAATTTATGTTTCAAATAAAATATTAAATTATCAACTAAATTTTAAATCACCAATTTCGATCAAAATAATTGATGCAACAGGACGAATGATTAAAACGATAAATACAGAAAATTCTAACGGAAGTGTAAATCTTTCTAATTTATCTACAGGATTTTATGTTGCAAGATTTCAAGATGAGAATGGAAATAGTGTTTCGCATAAATTTGTGATGAAGTAA
- the nadC gene encoding carboxylating nicotinate-nucleotide diphosphorylase: MNFPPYITQEKLQLFIRQAFLEDVGDGDHSTLASVPYDAIQEAELKVKDNGIIAGIELAKIIFDTFDPSLKIEQYINDGDNVQFGDIAFKVKGSSQSILTCERLALNCMQRMSGIATYAHEMMELVSGTNAKILDTRKTTPNFRMLEKWAVKIGGAENHRFGLYDMVMLKDNHVDFCGNITKAVVQTKDYLEKHHLHLKIEVETRNMDEVKEALKANVDFIMLDNFELETMKEAVQYINGRVKTEASGGITKESVRAIAETGVDFISSGAIIHSAPNFDLSLKAVKV, encoded by the coding sequence ATGAATTTTCCTCCATATATCACACAAGAAAAATTACAACTTTTTATTCGTCAAGCTTTTTTAGAAGATGTTGGCGATGGCGATCATTCAACGTTAGCGTCGGTTCCGTATGATGCAATTCAAGAAGCGGAATTGAAAGTGAAAGATAACGGAATAATTGCTGGAATTGAATTAGCAAAAATTATTTTCGATACGTTTGATCCATCTTTAAAAATAGAACAATATATAAATGATGGCGATAATGTTCAATTTGGTGATATTGCTTTCAAAGTGAAAGGGTCGTCACAATCAATTTTAACTTGCGAGCGATTAGCGTTGAATTGCATGCAGCGAATGTCTGGTATTGCGACTTATGCACATGAAATGATGGAATTGGTAAGCGGAACAAATGCCAAAATTTTGGATACAAGAAAAACAACACCTAATTTTCGTATGTTAGAAAAATGGGCTGTTAAGATTGGAGGAGCAGAAAATCATCGTTTTGGATTATACGATATGGTGATGTTAAAAGATAATCATGTCGATTTCTGTGGAAATATTACTAAAGCAGTTGTGCAAACCAAAGATTATTTGGAAAAACACCATTTACATCTAAAAATAGAAGTGGAAACACGTAATATGGATGAGGTAAAAGAAGCTTTGAAGGCAAATGTTGATTTTATCATGTTGGATAATTTTGAGCTTGAAACGATGAAAGAAGCCGTTCAATATATAAATGGGCGAGTAAAAACAGAAGCTTCGGGAGGAATTACAAAAGAATCTGTTCGCGCAATTGCCGAAACTGGTGTTGATTTTATTTCTTCTGGTGCGATTATCCATTCTGCTCCTAACTTTGACTTAAGTTTGAAAGCTGTTAAGGTTTGA
- the trmB gene encoding tRNA (guanosine(46)-N7)-methyltransferase TrmB — MGKDKIRRFNENKTFQNVVQPTREEAINEFALKGNWNKEFFKNDNPIVLELGCGKGEYTVAMARRDKDRNFIGVDIKGSRFWRGAKTCLDEGIENAGFLRTQIEIIDHLFAENEVSEIWITFPDPQIKYRRTKHRLTDPEFLRRYNTILKPEGTVNLKTDSEFLHGYTHGVIHIEGHEVIRSTHDVYHPDHSDIPAIVTEVQTYYESKFLEEGKKITYIKFQLKY, encoded by the coding sequence ATGGGAAAAGATAAAATCAGAAGATTTAACGAAAATAAAACTTTTCAGAATGTTGTTCAACCAACACGAGAAGAGGCGATTAATGAGTTTGCATTAAAAGGAAATTGGAACAAAGAATTTTTCAAGAACGATAATCCAATTGTGTTAGAACTTGGATGCGGAAAAGGAGAATATACAGTTGCAATGGCGCGTCGTGACAAGGATCGTAATTTTATCGGAGTAGATATTAAAGGATCAAGATTTTGGCGTGGTGCTAAGACTTGTTTGGATGAAGGAATAGAAAATGCTGGATTTCTTCGAACTCAAATCGAAATTATCGATCATCTTTTTGCAGAAAATGAAGTGAGCGAAATTTGGATTACTTTCCCAGATCCACAGATTAAATACAGAAGAACAAAACATCGTTTGACAGATCCTGAATTTTTGAGACGTTACAATACAATCTTGAAACCAGAAGGAACAGTAAACTTGAAAACGGATTCTGAATTTTTACATGGGTATACACATGGTGTTATTCACATCGAAGGTCACGAAGTGATTCGTTCTACACACGATGTTTATCATCCAGATCATTCGGATATTCCTGCAATTGTAACTGAAGTACAAACATATTACGAATCGAAGTTTTTGGAAGAAGGTAAAAAGATTACCTATATAAAGTTTCAATTAAAATATTAA
- a CDS encoding C1 family peptidase, with translation MKKYIFASIAFVSMLVSAQETPFKFKELVNNSALPIISQGKTGTCWSFSTTSFLESEVKRLTGKDVDLSEMYNVRFTYPVKAYNYVYRQGKAQFSEGGLSHDVLNSVRKNGLVPNEVYAGFANGTDVKHNHEMLVKDLKVGLDSIVKNPKKYLTADWKSKFDQKLNDKLGVPPTKFKFEGKEYTPQEFAKFLKINPDDYVTLTSFQQAPYYSQFILQVPDNFSNGSYYNLPLDEYMKVLDEALYKGYTAAFDTDVSEKTFSKKYGMAIWPSEGLESDYFVQILPEKWVTADERQKGFEDYSTEDDHLMHITGILKDQLGNQYYDVKNSWGTTDLGNNGHIYMSKPFFRMKSIAFTVHKDALSKEVKKQLGIK, from the coding sequence ATGAAAAAATATATATTCGCTAGCATCGCTTTTGTAAGTATGTTGGTTTCGGCACAAGAAACGCCTTTCAAATTCAAAGAATTAGTTAATAATTCTGCACTTCCTATTATTTCGCAAGGAAAAACGGGAACTTGTTGGTCATTTTCGACAACTTCTTTTTTAGAATCGGAAGTGAAACGTTTGACAGGAAAAGATGTCGATTTATCGGAAATGTATAATGTACGTTTTACTTACCCTGTAAAAGCTTATAATTATGTATATCGCCAAGGAAAAGCGCAATTTAGTGAAGGAGGTTTGTCGCATGATGTGTTAAATTCGGTTCGTAAAAATGGATTAGTTCCAAACGAAGTTTATGCAGGTTTTGCGAATGGAACAGATGTAAAACATAACCACGAAATGTTGGTAAAGGATTTGAAAGTTGGATTAGATTCGATTGTAAAAAATCCTAAAAAATATTTAACAGCAGATTGGAAATCAAAATTTGATCAAAAATTGAATGATAAATTAGGTGTTCCTCCGACAAAATTCAAATTCGAAGGAAAAGAATATACGCCACAAGAATTTGCAAAATTTTTGAAAATTAATCCAGATGATTATGTCACATTAACATCTTTTCAGCAAGCGCCATATTATTCACAATTTATTTTACAAGTGCCAGATAATTTTTCAAATGGTTCATATTATAATTTACCGTTAGATGAATACATGAAAGTCTTGGACGAAGCGTTATATAAAGGATATACAGCAGCTTTTGATACAGATGTTTCTGAAAAAACATTTTCTAAAAAGTATGGAATGGCAATTTGGCCTTCAGAAGGTTTAGAATCAGATTATTTTGTTCAGATTTTACCTGAAAAATGGGTGACGGCTGATGAGCGTCAAAAAGGTTTTGAAGATTATTCGACAGAAGATGATCATTTAATGCATATTACGGGAATTTTGAAAGATCAATTGGGAAATCAATATTATGATGTCAAAAATTCTTGGGGAACAACAGATTTAGGAAATAATGGACATATTTATATGTCGAAACCATTTTTCAGAATGAAATCAATTGCTTTTACAGTGCACAAAGATGCGTTGTCAAAAGAAGTGAAAAAGCAATTAGGTATAAAATAA
- a CDS encoding TonB-dependent receptor, protein MRLNSTKLLLVGAFALMASLSFAQVVEPTDSTKVEQGENVSLGETLIIGKGVIDIAEDRKTPVAVSTITKATLEDKAIGNVDFPEIFTTTPSVYVSGQSSGFGDSQMFLRGFSSQNTAYLLNGQPINGMEDGKLYWSNWSAMTEVANTVQIQRGLGSSKLAISSVGGTVNMVTKATDKKQGGYVRYNVGNDSYMSATIAYNTGMKGKWGASFLFNHWQGHRAFAQGTDGQGQAYFVSVGYKPNDRHNINFMIFGAPQQHGQNFSTKSEKQWADAEKYGYGKKYNTTYGYFNGKGENLRTNFYHKPVANLNWDWTINENMNLSTVLYASTGTGGGTSGVGKATSTLKNGLVDFDLIQSNNLLDPDGIGNNGGKDANGKPVSNGAIRTSVNNHFWYGGVTNLNFDTKTGWNFNLGADIRFYHGNHFQQMNNLFGLKGWSELNKSNNQTVVVTETFGTNPWSALFKSAKKDQRTARDYSEDINYQGAFGQVEYSNDIFTVFGQGAISNQFYQKFDTWNYGGVETASKKVNKTGWNVKGGLSVNINEENTVFANAGRYSRQPFLDNVFEYNKVDLREPNVDNEEITGFEVGYKYETRGLRVNINAYSTKWGNRFLGISGSVTQPDNTTRPIYTSYTDITQLHKGVEVDFDAKVSQMFSLYGFASYGDWKYDGKTPFESMYTDDDTIFEKGNVDLTGTYIGEAAQFTFGMGTKVNFTRNLYWDVDFMYNARTYGQVNPEDVVKSALKGEVYQAEKISPFAKVNTGVAYEFKFGKQKIKFRGNVRNLFNDQYVSRIDRNGYGYAVGRTWNAGVTYSF, encoded by the coding sequence ATGAGGTTAAACTCAACTAAGCTTTTACTAGTAGGAGCTTTTGCCTTAATGGCATCATTATCTTTCGCCCAAGTTGTTGAACCAACAGATTCTACAAAGGTTGAACAGGGCGAAAACGTATCTTTAGGAGAAACATTAATCATTGGTAAAGGGGTGATTGATATTGCAGAGGATCGTAAAACTCCTGTAGCTGTTTCTACAATTACAAAAGCTACTCTTGAAGATAAAGCAATAGGGAATGTAGATTTCCCAGAAATTTTTACTACAACTCCTTCTGTTTATGTATCTGGGCAATCTTCAGGATTTGGTGATTCTCAAATGTTTTTACGTGGTTTTAGTAGCCAAAATACAGCTTATTTATTAAACGGACAACCAATCAATGGGATGGAAGATGGTAAATTGTATTGGTCTAACTGGTCTGCTATGACAGAAGTAGCAAATACAGTTCAGATTCAACGTGGATTAGGATCTTCTAAATTGGCTATTTCGTCTGTAGGTGGAACTGTGAACATGGTGACAAAAGCCACAGATAAAAAACAAGGAGGGTATGTAAGATACAATGTAGGTAATGATAGCTATATGAGTGCTACTATTGCTTATAATACAGGGATGAAAGGTAAATGGGGAGCTTCATTCTTATTTAATCACTGGCAAGGTCATAGAGCATTTGCTCAAGGAACTGATGGTCAAGGTCAAGCATACTTTGTATCTGTAGGGTATAAGCCAAATGATCGTCATAATATTAACTTTATGATTTTTGGTGCGCCACAACAGCATGGGCAGAACTTTTCTACAAAAAGTGAGAAGCAATGGGCTGATGCAGAAAAGTATGGGTATGGTAAAAAATACAATACAACCTATGGTTATTTCAATGGTAAAGGAGAAAATTTAAGAACTAACTTTTACCACAAGCCAGTAGCAAACTTAAACTGGGACTGGACAATTAATGAAAACATGAACTTGTCTACAGTATTATATGCTTCTACAGGTACAGGAGGAGGAACTTCTGGAGTTGGTAAAGCAACAAGTACATTGAAAAATGGATTAGTTGATTTTGATTTAATTCAAAGCAATAACTTATTAGATCCAGACGGTATTGGAAATAATGGAGGTAAAGATGCAAACGGTAAACCAGTATCGAATGGTGCTATCCGTACATCTGTTAATAATCACTTCTGGTATGGAGGTGTAACAAACTTAAACTTTGATACTAAAACAGGATGGAACTTTAACTTAGGTGCTGATATCCGTTTCTATCATGGTAATCACTTCCAACAAATGAATAATTTGTTCGGATTAAAAGGTTGGTCAGAATTGAATAAGTCAAACAATCAAACAGTTGTTGTAACAGAAACTTTTGGAACAAATCCTTGGTCTGCATTATTCAAATCGGCTAAAAAAGATCAAAGAACAGCAAGAGATTATTCTGAAGATATTAATTATCAAGGAGCTTTTGGACAAGTTGAATACTCTAATGATATTTTCACAGTATTTGGACAAGGAGCAATCTCTAATCAATTCTACCAAAAATTTGATACTTGGAACTACGGAGGTGTAGAAACAGCTTCTAAAAAAGTAAACAAAACTGGATGGAATGTAAAAGGAGGTTTATCTGTTAATATTAATGAGGAAAATACAGTTTTTGCTAACGCAGGACGTTATTCTCGTCAACCATTCTTAGATAATGTGTTCGAATACAACAAAGTTGATTTACGTGAACCAAATGTAGATAACGAAGAAATTACTGGTTTCGAAGTAGGTTACAAATACGAAACAAGAGGTTTAAGAGTTAATATTAATGCTTACTCTACAAAATGGGGTAATCGTTTCTTAGGAATTTCAGGTTCTGTAACGCAACCAGATAATACAACTCGTCCTATTTATACATCTTATACAGATATCACACAATTACACAAAGGTGTTGAAGTTGATTTTGACGCTAAAGTTTCTCAAATGTTTAGCTTATATGGATTCGCATCTTACGGTGATTGGAAGTATGATGGAAAAACTCCATTTGAATCGATGTATACTGATGACGATACAATTTTCGAAAAAGGAAATGTTGATTTGACAGGAACTTATATCGGAGAAGCAGCTCAATTTACTTTCGGTATGGGAACTAAAGTTAACTTTACAAGAAACTTATATTGGGATGTAGATTTTATGTACAATGCTCGTACTTATGGACAAGTTAATCCAGAGGATGTTGTTAAAAGTGCATTAAAAGGAGAAGTTTATCAAGCTGAAAAAATCTCTCCATTTGCAAAAGTTAATACAGGTGTTGCATATGAATTCAAATTTGGTAAACAAAAAATCAAATTTAGAGGAAACGTTCGTAATTTATTCAATGATCAATACGTAAGTAGAATTGATAGAAATGGATACGGATATGCAGTAGGTAGAACTTGGAATGCAGGTGTTACTTATAGCTTCTAA
- the nadA gene encoding quinolinate synthase NadA, with protein sequence MNTLEQAIEKLDYKGYLDVEIPKGTDLIAEINKLRKEKNAVILAHYYQSGEIQDLADYLGDSLQLARAAAKTEADMIVFCGVHFMAEAAKILNPSKKVVLPDTKAGCSLADSCSAEGLRGLREQHPNAIVVSYINCDAGVKAESDIIVTSSNAEAIINSLPEDQEIIFAPDRNLGRYLNQVCNRKMILWDGACIVHEAFSLERIAQQMADHPNAKLIAHPEAQEDLLKFAHFIGSTSRLLDYVVENDAQEFIVATEEGILHEMQKLAPNKTLIPALVQDESCNCSECFYMKLSTLEKLYLCMKYELPEIQIEEELRVKALAAINRMLDLSEKIK encoded by the coding sequence ATGAATACATTAGAACAAGCGATTGAAAAGTTAGATTATAAAGGTTATTTGGATGTAGAAATCCCAAAAGGAACCGATTTGATTGCGGAAATCAATAAATTACGCAAAGAGAAAAATGCGGTGATTTTAGCGCATTATTATCAATCTGGAGAAATTCAGGATTTAGCAGATTATTTAGGCGATTCGTTACAATTGGCGCGTGCAGCTGCAAAAACTGAAGCTGATATGATTGTTTTTTGTGGTGTTCATTTTATGGCGGAAGCCGCAAAGATTCTGAATCCGTCTAAAAAAGTGGTTTTACCAGATACAAAAGCAGGTTGTTCTTTGGCAGATTCATGTTCGGCAGAAGGTTTACGTGGTTTACGTGAGCAACATCCAAATGCGATTGTGGTAAGTTACATCAATTGTGATGCGGGTGTTAAAGCAGAATCAGATATTATTGTCACTTCTTCGAATGCGGAAGCGATTATTAATTCGTTGCCAGAAGATCAAGAAATTATTTTTGCACCAGATCGTAATTTAGGTCGATACTTAAATCAAGTTTGTAATCGCAAAATGATTTTGTGGGATGGAGCTTGTATCGTACATGAAGCGTTTTCATTGGAACGAATTGCACAACAAATGGCAGATCATCCAAATGCAAAATTAATTGCGCATCCAGAAGCGCAAGAAGATTTATTGAAGTTTGCACATTTTATTGGTTCAACTTCTCGTTTGTTAGATTATGTGGTAGAAAATGATGCACAAGAATTTATTGTGGCAACGGAAGAAGGAATTTTACACGAAATGCAAAAACTTGCGCCGAATAAAACATTAATTCCTGCTTTGGTTCAAGATGAATCATGTAATTGTTCTGAATGTTTTTACATGAAATTATCCACATTAGAAAAATTATATCTGTGCATGAAATATGAATTGCCAGAAATACAAATCGAAGAAGAATTACGAGTTAAAGCGTTAGCTGCAATTAATAGAATGTTAGATTTATCAGAAAAAATCAAATAA
- a CDS encoding orotate phosphoribosyltransferase: MQPREDFLLKAYELGIIKFGNFTLKSGIESPFYVDLRPLASSPQLLKTLANNLLDLVEDVEYDLICGVPYAALPMATTMSLTSNIPLIIKRKENKGYGTKRMVEGVFAEGQSCLLVEDVITSGQSLLETIDQVEREGLRVKDLVVVLDRAQGGSEKLKEQGYNVKTLFTIHEVIDILHKYHRLSDDEAKKIKDFLALPPEAVPAKQRIALENKKIVHPVGKRLVELALKKQSNLIASADLITSEEITDFAKKVGDHIVALKLHSDIIQDFSDNLIVELKKIAREKEFLLFEDRKFGDIGNTQELQFKKSIYKISDWADLVTVHPIGGLESLKVFENTGVITIVEMSSKGTLTDDYYFTKAINVSEQSGNVLGAVAQRQIPDNLLLFTPGVNISSTGDSKGQQYNTPELVFKNYHTDFMIVGRGIYKAADVKTAAKEYQTLGWVSYLQSLND, translated from the coding sequence ATGCAACCAAGAGAAGATTTTTTATTGAAAGCTTATGAGCTGGGAATTATAAAATTTGGAAATTTTACTTTAAAAAGTGGTATAGAATCTCCTTTCTATGTCGATTTAAGACCTTTAGCTTCGAGTCCACAATTACTAAAAACTTTAGCAAATAACTTATTAGATTTAGTTGAAGATGTAGAATACGACTTGATTTGTGGTGTGCCTTATGCAGCTTTGCCAATGGCGACTACAATGAGTTTAACATCGAATATTCCTTTGATTATCAAACGTAAAGAAAACAAAGGTTACGGTACTAAACGTATGGTAGAAGGTGTTTTTGCGGAAGGACAATCTTGTCTTTTGGTCGAAGATGTAATTACTTCTGGACAATCTTTATTAGAAACAATTGATCAAGTTGAGCGCGAAGGTTTACGTGTAAAAGATTTGGTGGTTGTTTTAGATCGTGCGCAAGGTGGATCTGAAAAATTGAAAGAACAAGGTTACAATGTGAAAACGTTATTTACAATTCACGAGGTAATCGATATTTTACATAAATATCACCGTTTAAGTGATGATGAAGCGAAAAAAATCAAAGACTTTTTAGCTCTACCTCCAGAAGCGGTTCCTGCAAAACAACGTATTGCATTGGAAAACAAAAAAATTGTACATCCAGTTGGAAAACGTTTGGTTGAATTAGCATTGAAAAAACAATCTAACTTAATTGCTTCTGCAGATTTAATTACTTCTGAAGAAATTACAGATTTCGCTAAAAAGGTTGGTGATCATATTGTTGCGTTAAAATTACATTCAGATATTATTCAAGATTTTTCGGATAACTTAATTGTTGAGTTGAAAAAAATCGCACGTGAAAAAGAATTCTTATTATTCGAAGATCGCAAGTTTGGAGATATTGGAAATACGCAAGAATTACAATTTAAGAAATCGATTTACAAAATTTCTGATTGGGCAGATTTAGTAACTGTTCATCCAATTGGAGGTTTAGAATCATTAAAAGTTTTCGAAAATACCGGAGTTATCACAATTGTTGAAATGTCTTCGAAAGGAACATTGACTGATGATTATTACTTTACAAAAGCAATTAATGTTTCGGAACAATCTGGAAATGTTTTAGGAGCTGTTGCACAACGCCAAATTCCTGATAACTTGTTATTGTTTACGCCTGGTGTTAATATTTCTTCGACTGGAGATAGCAAAGGACAACAGTATAATACGCCAGAATTAGTTTTCAAAAATTACCACACAGACTTTATGATTGTTGGTCGTGGAATTTACAAAGCTGCTGATGTAAAAACTGCGGCAAAAGAATACCAAACGTTAGGTTGGGTTTCTTACCTACAAAGTTTGAATGACTAA
- the nadB gene encoding L-aspartate oxidase encodes MAIQDVLVIGSGIAGLSYALKIAIRNPDAKITIVTKANKDETNTKYAQGGVAVVSDFEKDSFEKHIEDTLRAGDGLCKLEAVEVVVKEAPERINEIIDWGVRFDKNHEGIYDLGREGGHTENRIVHHKDITGWEIERAMLEAIKSYPNIKMLTHHFVVDLITEHHLRQDNTDKITCFGAYILDLNTDKVEQHLAKVTLLATGGVGHVYKNTTNPIIATGDGIGLARRAKATVSGMQFIQFHPTAFYSEFDGQLFLISEAVRGFGAKLRTKDGELFMHKYDEREELASRDIVARAIDNEMKLRGDDYVYIDCRHLEKEKFLEHFPNIYEKCKSEGYDMFTELVPVVPASHYLCGGIDVDLEGKTSIENLFAVGECSNTGLHGANRLASNSLLEAMVFGHRAALKTVDLLNDNQFSIYNFEFPEWNEEGMKVQEELVLISYLRKQLQAMMSELVGIVRSDNRLQIAQNRINEIEKMVNEIYYFTIVSPKILELRNLVDVAHLIIEQSINQKENRGTFYNKDFN; translated from the coding sequence ATGGCTATTCAAGATGTATTAGTCATTGGTTCTGGAATTGCTGGACTTTCGTATGCGTTGAAAATCGCGATTCGAAATCCTGATGCGAAAATTACCATTGTAACCAAAGCAAATAAAGACGAAACCAATACGAAATATGCGCAAGGCGGAGTAGCTGTTGTGAGCGATTTCGAGAAAGATAGTTTCGAGAAACATATCGAAGATACGCTTCGTGCAGGAGATGGTTTGTGTAAGTTGGAAGCGGTTGAGGTTGTCGTAAAAGAAGCACCAGAACGTATCAATGAAATTATAGATTGGGGCGTTCGTTTCGATAAAAATCATGAGGGGATTTATGATTTAGGTCGAGAAGGAGGTCATACCGAAAACCGAATCGTTCATCACAAAGATATTACGGGTTGGGAAATTGAACGTGCAATGCTCGAAGCAATAAAATCTTACCCAAATATCAAAATGCTAACACATCATTTCGTAGTTGATTTAATTACAGAACATCATCTTCGTCAAGATAATACAGATAAAATAACATGTTTTGGTGCATATATTTTAGATTTGAATACCGATAAAGTTGAGCAACATTTAGCCAAAGTAACTTTGTTAGCAACTGGCGGAGTTGGTCATGTTTATAAAAATACAACGAATCCTATTATTGCAACTGGTGACGGAATTGGGTTGGCTCGACGTGCGAAAGCAACCGTTTCGGGAATGCAATTTATTCAGTTTCATCCAACAGCTTTTTACAGTGAGTTTGATGGGCAATTGTTTCTGATTTCGGAAGCAGTTCGTGGTTTTGGTGCAAAATTGCGTACAAAAGATGGCGAATTGTTTATGCATAAATATGATGAACGTGAAGAATTGGCTTCGCGTGATATTGTGGCGCGTGCGATTGACAACGAAATGAAATTGCGTGGAGATGATTATGTTTATATTGATTGTCGACATTTAGAGAAAGAAAAATTCTTGGAGCATTTCCCGAATATTTACGAAAAATGTAAATCCGAAGGTTACGATATGTTTACCGAATTGGTTCCGGTTGTTCCAGCTTCGCATTATTTGTGCGGTGGAATAGACGTCGATTTAGAAGGAAAAACATCTATCGAGAATTTGTTTGCGGTTGGCGAATGTTCGAATACAGGTTTACATGGTGCAAATCGTTTGGCTTCGAATTCGTTGTTAGAAGCGATGGTTTTTGGTCATCGTGCAGCGTTAAAAACGGTCGATTTATTAAATGATAATCAATTTTCGATTTATAATTTTGAGTTTCCAGAATGGAACGAAGAAGGGATGAAAGTGCAAGAAGAATTAGTATTGATTTCTTATTTACGCAAACAATTACAAGCGATGATGAGCGAATTGGTCGGAATTGTACGAAGTGATAATCGTTTGCAAATTGCACAGAATCGTATCAATGAAATTGAGAAAATGGTCAACGAAATTTATTATTTTACGATTGTTTCACCTAAAATTTTAGAACTTCGAAATTTGGTTGATGTAGCACATTTAATCATTGAGCAAAGTATCAATCAAAAAGAAAATCGAGGAACTTTTTACAACAAAGATTTTAATTAA